Proteins encoded together in one Chryseobacterium sp. G0201 window:
- a CDS encoding carboxypeptidase-like regulatory domain-containing protein: MQKQIITLIFSTITISLLGFLVQQNGSYTQTILKTKSDKVVVVGTVYDTDKNNRTLPGSTIKSTDTTFLTSTDKNGKYHIELSPGKHILRATYIGYQLNSTKTIDLVQGDSIILDFVLKDAKQHTTN; this comes from the coding sequence ATGCAAAAGCAAATAATAACACTTATTTTTTCAACGATTACAATTTCTTTATTAGGCTTTCTAGTACAACAAAATGGCAGTTATACTCAAACTATATTAAAAACTAAAAGTGATAAAGTAGTAGTGGTCGGAACGGTTTACGATACAGATAAAAATAATAGAACATTACCAGGCTCAACAATAAAATCTACTGACACCACATTTTTAACAAGCACTGATAAGAATGGTAAATATCATATTGAGTTATCACCTGGTAAACATATTCTTCGTGCAACCTATATTGGGTATCAACTTAATTCCACTAAGACTATCGACCTTGTACAGGGTGATTCTATCATTCTAGATTTTGTCTTAAAAGATGCTAAACAGCATACAACCAATTAA
- a CDS encoding cold-shock protein, translating to MQQGTVKFFNETKGFGFISPADGGQDIFVHSSGLKTRTIRENDKVVFDVQKGEKGLNAVNVTLA from the coding sequence ATGCAACAAGGCACAGTAAAATTTTTTAACGAAACAAAAGGTTTCGGATTTATCTCTCCAGCAGACGGAGGACAAGACATTTTTGTACACTCTTCAGGATTAAAGACAAGAACAATTCGTGAGAATGACAAAGTGGTTTTTGATGTACAAAAAGGTGAAAAAGGACTAAATGCAGTAAATGTAACTTTAGCTTAA
- a CDS encoding NAD(P)-dependent oxidoreductase codes for MQTQPVIALLSPGDMGTQISKALIKSNFKVITAGEGRSEKTLRNIQNAGIKNIGSLQNTVEQADVIISLTSPEGSLKLAENIISCLKNTSNKPLYVDLNSNTPAMALSIEKLLLSMNIQFVNGAVMGASKDIPETGVLVVSGTHRNLFLNLFGKVFKIKDAGEKTEAASAYKLLFSMVNKGINALFFETMTAAAHFGILDELNESLQDFLPGTYQDLIKTTPTYPQHIFRRIDEMKGLTEMLKSENLPNIIASGTAETFERVYQSHIFENEKPKEVIETLQNFKKLV; via the coding sequence ATGCAGACTCAGCCGGTAATTGCCCTACTTTCTCCGGGAGATATGGGAACTCAAATATCAAAAGCACTTATAAAAAGTAACTTTAAAGTGATCACTGCCGGAGAAGGAAGGTCTGAGAAAACCCTTCGAAACATCCAAAATGCCGGAATTAAAAATATAGGTTCCTTGCAAAATACAGTGGAACAAGCTGATGTAATTATTTCTCTTACAAGTCCTGAAGGAAGTTTGAAACTTGCAGAAAATATCATTTCATGTTTAAAAAATACTTCAAACAAACCGTTGTATGTTGATTTAAATTCTAATACTCCTGCGATGGCTTTATCCATTGAAAAACTACTTTTATCAATGAATATCCAATTTGTGAATGGTGCCGTTATGGGAGCTTCCAAAGATATTCCTGAAACCGGAGTTTTGGTTGTAAGTGGAACTCATAGAAATCTTTTCTTAAATCTTTTTGGAAAAGTTTTCAAAATAAAAGATGCAGGCGAAAAAACAGAAGCCGCATCAGCTTACAAACTGCTTTTTTCGATGGTGAATAAAGGAATAAACGCCTTATTTTTTGAAACAATGACTGCCGCTGCTCATTTCGGAATTCTTGACGAACTGAATGAAAGTCTTCAGGATTTTCTTCCCGGAACATATCAGGATCTTATAAAAACTACCCCAACTTATCCGCAGCATATTTTCAGGAGAATTGATGAAATGAAAGGGTTGACCGAAATGCTAAAAAGTGAAAACTTACCAAACATTATCGCTTCAGGAACTGCTGAAACATTTGAAAGAGTGTATCAATCACATATTTTTGAAAATGAAAAACCGAAAGAGGTTATAGAAACGCTACAAAACTTCAAAAAATTAGTATAA
- a CDS encoding site-specific integrase, with translation MLEKSYGLNFFLKSPKKKSTTSRYIYLRVTVDGIPKETSTKRNWDARRWDQDAGRAIGTKEDARTLNFFLEALITKISQFKTDLINAGKTITADEILDFVKGKTVSKSKVLEEFQSHNDEMHELVEKKEFAKGTHTRYVTARSHVQEFILYKYKKDDLEFRELNYEFVTDYEFYLKTVRNCSHNTTLKYISNFKKIVLRAVAKEIIPKDPFALFKGKKIKIKKYPLTRVELDLIENKHFTSERLSTIRDIFIFQCYTGLAYIDVFQLKNEDIKQGVDGKLWIMSRRQKTKSNTDIPLLPKAIEIMEKYKDHPVCIERGSVLPVRSNQKMNAYLSEVAELSKVYSTLNTHKARRTFASTITLNNGVSLHVVKEMLGHHSIKQTEEYAITEQESINKEMTQLRERLFEGNEQRNNHSQQSINK, from the coding sequence ATGTTAGAAAAAAGCTATGGGCTAAATTTCTTTTTGAAAAGCCCTAAAAAGAAAAGTACAACTTCCAGATATATCTATCTGAGAGTTACAGTTGATGGAATTCCTAAAGAAACTTCAACAAAGCGAAATTGGGATGCACGAAGATGGGATCAGGATGCTGGCCGAGCCATAGGTACCAAAGAAGATGCCCGTACACTTAACTTCTTCCTTGAAGCATTAATAACGAAGATTAGTCAATTTAAAACGGACTTAATCAATGCAGGAAAAACCATTACGGCCGATGAAATTTTGGATTTTGTGAAAGGAAAAACAGTTTCGAAATCCAAAGTGCTTGAGGAGTTTCAGTCGCATAATGATGAAATGCATGAATTGGTAGAGAAGAAAGAATTTGCAAAAGGAACTCACACTCGATATGTAACAGCGCGCTCCCACGTACAGGAGTTTATACTTTATAAATATAAGAAGGATGATCTTGAATTTAGGGAGCTCAACTACGAATTTGTGACAGACTATGAATTTTATTTAAAGACAGTGAGAAACTGTTCGCATAATACTACTTTAAAATATATATCTAATTTTAAAAAAATTGTACTGAGAGCAGTTGCTAAGGAAATTATACCTAAAGATCCTTTTGCCCTATTTAAGGGCAAAAAGATTAAGATCAAAAAGTATCCATTAACTAGAGTAGAATTGGACTTGATCGAAAATAAACACTTTACAAGCGAAAGACTCTCTACGATAAGAGATATATTTATTTTTCAATGTTACACAGGGCTTGCATACATAGATGTTTTTCAATTGAAAAATGAAGATATTAAGCAAGGAGTTGACGGGAAGTTATGGATTATGAGCCGGAGGCAAAAAACAAAATCTAACACTGATATACCACTGCTGCCAAAAGCTATCGAGATTATGGAAAAGTACAAGGATCATCCTGTCTGTATAGAACGTGGATCGGTTCTGCCGGTGAGATCAAACCAGAAAATGAATGCATACCTTAGCGAAGTGGCAGAGTTAAGTAAAGTTTACAGCACTCTTAACACTCATAAGGCCAGGCGTACATTTGCTAGTACTATTACGCTTAATAACGGCGTCAGCCTGCATGTGGTTAAGGAAATGTTGGGACATCATTCGATCAAGCAGACAGAGGAATATGCAATTACAGAGCAGGAATCAATTAACAAGGAAATGACACAATTGAGAGAGCGTCTATTTGAAGGAAATGAGCAGAGAAATAATCATTCTCAACAATCGATAAACAAATAA
- a CDS encoding TonB-dependent receptor, translating to MKKIFTSVLFCASIYFYAQSGTVSGNINDDSKIALPGAKISLSPGNIYTTSDEHGNFVFLNVPAGNYSMKIDYLGYGTHEYTVSVESDKNTKQNIVFARKETTIEEVVVAGATLKNQARALNKQKNNSNITNVISSDQIGRFPDANIGDALKRVPGITIQNDQGEARNLIIRGLAPNLNSVTLNGDRIPSAEGDNRNVQMDLIPSDMIATIEVNKTLTPDMDADAIGGSVNLITRASPNGQRISATVAGGYSPIREKGNYTAGLVYGDRFLNKKLGAVFSFSYNNNNFGSDNIEPTWAIADDAAKTAYISKMGVRYYNEHRIRHSFDLNLDYEFNSKNKIYASAMYNFRNDKENRYALGYKIKPVYSDDESEITGWKGSITRQNKGGDFDNDNTRLERQKVQNYALRGEHLLGTKIDLDWSMNYATASEKKPHERYIEFENDGLTFSSNFSDPRRPMITPLTPDNLGNYELSDLSDSNSFTQEKEFGGKVNVRFPFSVIEDQKGRIRVGARLRLKEKERENDYFAFEPINDMGSLLSVPTTNFDGHNFQPGNYVPGTFAAAPYLGGLDLFNPNLFNSESKPEEFLSGNYKAKENIYAGYIRWDQDFSDKFSMIVGARIESTKIDYTGNYVLDEEDLVGKITNTNTYTNVLPNLSFKYVPVQNLVLRAAFTTALARPNYYALVPYLNVISGDEAISAGNPNLKATYAYNFDFMAEKYFKSVGILSGGVFYKNLKDFIYTYSRRNYSATNFAQDFAGQSNPIPAGENKWSFTQQRNGENVNIFGFEVALQRQLDFIPGAFWKGLGVYVNYTYTHSKAKGITNEDGVERTDVGLPGTAPHMFNGSLSWENKRFSARVSMNYASHYIDELGGNAFEDRYYDNQLFLDANASYKITSQLRIFAEANNLTNQPLRYYQGIPDRTAQVEYYRPKFNMGVKFDF from the coding sequence GTGAAGAAAATTTTTACATCCGTTTTGTTTTGTGCATCAATTTATTTTTATGCTCAATCAGGTACCGTTTCGGGAAATATCAACGACGATTCTAAAATTGCATTGCCCGGAGCAAAAATTTCTCTGTCACCGGGAAATATTTACACCACTTCCGATGAACACGGAAATTTTGTTTTTCTGAACGTTCCTGCAGGAAATTATTCTATGAAAATAGATTATTTAGGTTATGGAACTCATGAATATACCGTTTCTGTAGAATCTGATAAAAACACCAAACAAAATATCGTTTTTGCTAGAAAAGAAACAACAATTGAAGAAGTCGTGGTTGCCGGGGCAACTCTTAAAAATCAGGCAAGAGCTTTAAATAAACAAAAAAATAACTCAAATATCACCAACGTTATTTCATCCGACCAGATCGGACGTTTTCCGGATGCCAATATCGGTGATGCATTGAAGCGTGTTCCGGGAATTACCATTCAAAATGATCAGGGTGAAGCAAGAAATTTAATCATTCGTGGACTTGCTCCAAACTTAAACTCCGTAACGTTGAACGGAGATAGAATTCCGTCTGCTGAAGGTGATAACCGTAATGTTCAGATGGATTTGATTCCTTCCGATATGATCGCTACGATTGAGGTGAATAAAACATTGACACCCGATATGGATGCCGATGCCATTGGAGGTTCAGTTAATTTGATTACAAGAGCTTCCCCGAACGGACAAAGAATTTCCGCTACGGTTGCAGGAGGCTACAGTCCAATCCGTGAAAAAGGAAATTATACAGCCGGATTGGTCTATGGGGACCGTTTTTTAAACAAAAAATTAGGCGCTGTATTCAGTTTTTCATATAATAACAATAATTTTGGTTCGGATAATATTGAACCGACATGGGCAATTGCTGATGATGCTGCAAAAACCGCTTATATAAGCAAAATGGGAGTCCGTTATTACAACGAGCACCGTATCAGACACAGTTTTGATTTGAATTTGGATTATGAATTTAATTCTAAAAACAAAATCTACGCTTCTGCTATGTATAATTTCAGAAATGATAAGGAAAACCGTTATGCTTTAGGCTACAAAATAAAGCCAGTTTACAGTGATGATGAAAGTGAAATTACAGGCTGGAAAGGCAGTATCACAAGACAAAACAAAGGTGGAGATTTCGACAATGACAACACCCGTCTTGAAAGACAAAAAGTCCAAAATTATGCTTTGAGAGGAGAACATCTTCTAGGAACTAAAATTGATTTGGATTGGTCAATGAACTACGCAACCGCAAGCGAAAAGAAGCCTCACGAACGTTATATCGAATTTGAAAATGATGGTCTTACCTTTTCTTCCAATTTCAGCGATCCGAGAAGACCGATGATCACACCACTTACTCCCGACAATCTGGGAAATTATGAATTAAGTGATCTTTCTGACTCAAATAGCTTCACTCAGGAAAAAGAATTTGGAGGAAAAGTTAATGTCCGTTTTCCGTTTTCTGTAATTGAAGATCAAAAAGGAAGAATCCGTGTGGGTGCGCGTTTACGTTTGAAGGAAAAAGAAAGAGAAAATGATTATTTTGCTTTCGAACCGATCAATGATATGGGAAGTTTGCTGTCTGTTCCGACAACTAATTTTGACGGACACAACTTCCAGCCGGGAAATTACGTTCCGGGAACTTTCGCAGCAGCTCCATATTTGGGTGGATTGGATTTATTTAACCCTAATTTATTTAATTCAGAATCAAAACCTGAAGAATTTCTTTCCGGAAATTACAAGGCAAAAGAAAATATTTACGCAGGATACATCCGTTGGGATCAGGATTTCAGCGATAAATTTTCAATGATTGTCGGAGCCCGTATCGAAAGTACAAAAATTGATTATACAGGAAATTACGTGCTGGACGAAGAAGATTTGGTAGGAAAAATCACCAATACCAATACTTATACGAATGTCCTTCCGAATTTATCATTTAAATATGTTCCGGTTCAGAATTTGGTTCTTCGTGCAGCGTTTACAACCGCTTTGGCGCGTCCGAATTATTACGCTTTGGTTCCTTATTTAAATGTAATTTCAGGTGACGAAGCCATTTCTGCAGGAAATCCGAATTTGAAGGCAACCTATGCTTACAATTTCGATTTTATGGCGGAAAAATATTTTAAATCTGTCGGAATCCTTTCAGGAGGAGTATTTTACAAGAATTTAAAGGATTTTATTTATACGTATTCAAGGAGAAATTATTCTGCAACAAATTTTGCTCAAGATTTTGCAGGACAGTCAAACCCGATTCCGGCAGGTGAAAATAAGTGGAGTTTCACCCAACAAAGAAATGGTGAAAATGTAAATATTTTCGGTTTTGAAGTTGCTTTACAAAGACAATTAGACTTTATTCCGGGAGCGTTTTGGAAAGGTTTGGGAGTGTATGTAAATTACACCTACACGCATTCAAAAGCCAAAGGAATCACCAATGAAGACGGCGTTGAAAGAACCGATGTCGGACTTCCTGGAACGGCTCCACATATGTTCAACGGATCGCTTTCTTGGGAAAACAAACGCTTTTCAGCAAGAGTTTCTATGAATTATGCTTCTCATTACATTGATGAATTGGGCGGAAATGCTTTTGAAGACCGTTATTACGACAACCAATTATTCCTTGATGCCAATGCTTCTTATAAAATTACAAGTCAGTTGAGAATTTTTGCTGAAGCTAATAATTTGACGAATCAGCCGTTGAGATATTATCAGGGAATTCCGGACAGAACTGCGCAGGTTGAATATTACAGACCGAAGTTTAATATGGGTGTGAAGTTTGATTTTTAA
- a CDS encoding helix-turn-helix domain-containing protein, translated as MEIDKMEFSFWMKRIMQRFDILSDQMNLNARDRMVLDDEELLDNQDVLHTLKISQRTLQRYRSSGKLKYFTISGKLYYKLSDVRSFIHNSSNNMSPK; from the coding sequence ATGGAAATAGACAAAATGGAATTTAGCTTTTGGATGAAAAGAATTATGCAGCGATTTGATATCCTTTCTGATCAAATGAATTTGAACGCGCGAGATCGTATGGTATTGGACGATGAAGAGCTATTGGATAATCAGGATGTACTGCACACGCTTAAAATTAGTCAGCGGACGCTACAGCGCTACCGCTCTTCTGGGAAATTGAAGTATTTCACTATTAGTGGCAAATTGTATTACAAATTATCTGATGTGAGAAGTTTTATACACAATAGTTCTAACAATATGAGCCCAAAATAG
- a CDS encoding RteC domain-containing protein, protein MKAFYKTIQERIKDAEQQVSLDSENAIEESRRMAILLKELLNELRTRVLTVGFQDESEEIDFFRKIKPEVQGKLLYYNKVFRIETGRPVNFGTMYQTYFLTQLHRLEENFKEHISNSEFYRYYRSDSRERDNSYFTRGKMDFNTGLQSHFFESDPLFSTYYDYKVSRIIETDLLYQYLLMRTSNDLENTRVLLSDFGNESVNWTDSKNALIELIYALHATECIGNGNIGIRKVALAFQSLFNIQLGDVHHAFHRMKYRSGSRSIFLERMKSSLEQYMDKEFM, encoded by the coding sequence ATGAAAGCTTTTTACAAAACCATTCAGGAAAGAATCAAAGATGCTGAACAGCAGGTCAGTTTGGATTCTGAAAATGCCATTGAAGAATCAAGAAGAATGGCCATTTTATTAAAGGAACTGCTAAATGAGTTACGAACGCGCGTTTTAACAGTCGGATTTCAGGACGAAAGTGAGGAAATAGATTTTTTTAGGAAAATCAAACCTGAGGTTCAGGGGAAACTACTGTACTACAATAAGGTGTTCCGTATTGAAACTGGGCGGCCTGTTAATTTTGGCACCATGTATCAAACTTATTTTTTGACCCAATTGCATCGATTGGAGGAAAATTTCAAGGAACATATTTCCAATTCTGAATTTTATAGATATTATCGATCCGATAGTAGGGAGCGGGATAATTCTTATTTTACTCGTGGGAAAATGGATTTTAACACTGGCCTGCAGAGTCACTTTTTTGAATCAGATCCACTTTTTTCAACATACTATGATTATAAAGTATCTCGTATTATTGAAACCGATTTGCTTTATCAGTACCTTCTGATGCGTACGAGTAACGATCTTGAAAATACGCGGGTTTTACTATCTGATTTTGGGAACGAATCGGTTAACTGGACGGATTCCAAGAATGCACTGATTGAACTTATTTATGCACTACATGCTACGGAATGTATTGGGAATGGTAACATAGGTATTAGAAAGGTTGCCTTGGCATTTCAAAGTCTTTTTAACATTCAGCTTGGCGATGTTCATCATGCCTTCCACCGGATGAAATACAGGTCAGGAAGCCGCAGTATCTTTTTGGAACGTATGAAATCTTCTTTAGAGCAATATATGGACAAGGAATTTATGTAA
- a CDS encoding helix-turn-helix domain-containing protein, with translation MENITHDDLRQLRMLLLNDIEKLIDEKIKLKPNIEQQEWLRSKSIREIMNISPATLQNIRITGKIRFRKVMGSYYYSRTDLLQLFGDGNK, from the coding sequence ATGGAAAACATTACACACGATGATCTTCGCCAGCTAAGAATGCTACTTTTAAATGACATCGAAAAACTTATAGACGAAAAAATAAAACTTAAGCCAAATATAGAACAGCAAGAGTGGCTTAGAAGTAAATCAATCCGGGAAATAATGAATATCTCGCCTGCAACACTTCAAAACATCCGAATTACAGGGAAGATACGTTTCAGAAAGGTTATGGGTTCATACTATTACAGTAGAACAGATTTATTACAACTATTTGGAGATGGAAACAAGTAG
- a CDS encoding acyl-CoA dehydrogenase family protein, which produces MNGSASETPYSEFLNGFSTSLHNLFQKENIDKLSLSRGLPPHVWKEIMNLKPLSVAIPEEFGGRGVKVKECLGILSAASYESLSLSLTFGINIALFLEPVAKYGNDLVKADIFKNFLDHGAMGGLMITEPDYGSDALNMKTQNTLIDNEYHIKGTKHWQGLTGLANYWLITSRNANSEGKLSRDVDFFIANTHYREQNIEVLEYYDNPGLYMIPYGLNKIDIRVPEYNKLTPETTGLKMMLDTLHRSRLQFPGMGMGFLKRMLDEATKHCQERVVGASNLYALDQVQYQLTRMQSFFTLCSAMCAKSCKVSGIDHDVSGSGAHANSMKALVTDMMQESAQVLVQLSGGKGYRTTHIGGRGIMDSRPFQIFEGSNEMLYTQISEGILKDMKKKKIENFAEYLAINELTNNSVKLYAKELDFNINTALSQRKMIDLGKVLARVVTVNDLLELNNSGFSQELTDSAVEVVRQDIVTLLSSMNQHQNLNIVEHNNDKSDWMKFS; this is translated from the coding sequence ATGAATGGATCCGCATCTGAAACACCTTATTCGGAGTTTCTCAACGGTTTTTCAACTTCTCTTCACAATCTTTTTCAAAAAGAAAATATTGATAAGCTAAGTCTTTCCCGAGGACTTCCACCACATGTCTGGAAGGAAATAATGAATCTGAAACCATTATCTGTAGCCATTCCGGAAGAATTTGGAGGGAGAGGAGTAAAGGTGAAGGAGTGCTTGGGTATTTTATCGGCCGCTTCTTATGAATCACTTTCGTTGTCATTAACATTTGGGATTAATATTGCCCTTTTCCTAGAACCTGTAGCCAAATACGGAAATGATCTGGTAAAGGCTGATATTTTTAAAAATTTCCTTGATCATGGAGCAATGGGAGGTTTAATGATCACTGAGCCGGATTATGGAAGTGATGCATTAAATATGAAAACCCAAAATACATTAATAGATAATGAATACCATATAAAAGGAACAAAACACTGGCAGGGATTGACAGGATTGGCAAATTATTGGCTGATAACGTCAAGAAATGCAAATTCTGAAGGAAAATTGTCCAGAGACGTAGATTTTTTCATTGCTAATACTCATTATAGAGAACAAAATATTGAAGTTTTAGAATATTATGACAATCCGGGATTGTACATGATTCCTTACGGATTAAATAAAATTGATATCCGAGTTCCGGAATATAATAAATTAACTCCCGAAACAACAGGTCTGAAAATGATGCTCGACACGCTTCATCGAAGTCGATTACAGTTTCCGGGAATGGGAATGGGTTTCCTGAAAAGAATGTTGGATGAAGCTACAAAACACTGTCAGGAAAGGGTAGTGGGAGCTTCTAACCTGTATGCTTTAGATCAGGTTCAGTATCAATTGACTAGAATGCAGTCGTTTTTCACGCTTTGTTCTGCCATGTGTGCGAAAAGTTGTAAAGTAAGCGGAATTGATCATGATGTTTCTGGAAGCGGTGCTCATGCGAACAGTATGAAGGCTTTGGTGACAGATATGATGCAGGAATCTGCTCAAGTTCTTGTTCAGCTTTCTGGTGGAAAAGGATACAGAACGACTCACATCGGAGGTCGCGGAATTATGGATAGCCGACCTTTTCAAATCTTTGAAGGTTCTAATGAGATGCTTTATACTCAAATTTCGGAAGGAATTTTAAAAGATATGAAGAAGAAAAAGATCGAAAATTTTGCCGAATATCTTGCTATTAATGAATTGACCAATAATTCAGTGAAATTATATGCTAAAGAATTGGATTTCAATATCAACACAGCGCTTTCTCAACGAAAAATGATCGATCTTGGAAAAGTTCTTGCCAGAGTAGTTACAGTGAATGATTTGTTGGAATTAAATAATTCAGGATTCAGCCAGGAACTTACAGATAGTGCTGTAGAGGTTGTGAGACAGGATATTGTAACGCTTCTTAGCTCGATGAATCAACATCAGAATTTAAATATTGTAGAACATAATAACGATAAAAGTGATTGGATGAAGTTTTCGTAA
- a CDS encoding DEAD/DEAH box helicase, with protein MNFKNLNLINPIIRAVTETGYSQPTEIQSSAIPHILAGKDIMGCSPSGTGKTAAFAMPVLQLLKKRAPEHKEIRTLILTPTRELVTEIEENLKLHSKYLPLSQLSIYEGVSLGGQLAALRKTVDVLVATPGRLLELTSQRHIDLSKIEILILDDTDKMLEIGFGNDVKKVIKLISQKRQTLLFSATMSDNIRSFASTILNNPVEIIVSAKVGVKGKTSSFEENERMDLKNIQKQTGFTLPVSKQGKQTFQYSN; from the coding sequence ATGAATTTTAAAAATTTAAATTTAATAAATCCAATAATTCGTGCCGTTACAGAAACGGGATATTCACAACCTACAGAGATACAAAGTAGTGCTATTCCACATATTTTGGCAGGTAAAGATATCATGGGCTGTTCACCGTCAGGAACAGGGAAAACTGCAGCTTTTGCAATGCCTGTTCTTCAATTATTAAAAAAAAGAGCTCCGGAACATAAAGAAATCCGAACTTTAATATTAACACCGACTCGCGAGTTGGTAACGGAAATCGAAGAAAATCTTAAATTGCACAGCAAATATCTTCCATTATCTCAGCTTTCTATTTATGAAGGTGTTTCATTGGGAGGGCAGCTGGCAGCATTGAGAAAAACAGTTGATGTTCTTGTTGCAACACCGGGAAGATTATTGGAGTTAACGAGTCAGAGACATATTGATCTTTCCAAAATCGAGATATTGATTTTGGACGATACAGACAAAATGCTTGAAATAGGTTTTGGAAATGATGTGAAAAAAGTAATTAAACTGATTTCTCAGAAAAGACAAACGTTATTATTTTCAGCAACAATGTCAGATAATATCCGAAGTTTTGCGAGTACTATTCTAAACAATCCTGTTGAGATTATAGTATCAGCAAAAGTAGGAGTGAAAGGAAAAACAAGTTCATTTGAAGAAAATGAGCGTATGGATCTTAAAAACATCCAAAAGCAGACAGGTTTTACATTGCCGGTAAGTAAGCAAGGTAAACAGACATTTCAGTACAGTAATTAA
- a CDS encoding cold-shock protein, producing MADSFSKKENFKKKIQKQKEKAIRREDRKTNNNKGKGLDDMLTYVDSYGRLTTTPPEERMEINPEDIQLGAAPIPVEELRKSGIVTFFSEKGYGFITEDNSKENVFFHSNNCIHQVKKGNKVSFEKERSPKGFSAINIELVK from the coding sequence ATGGCAGATTCTTTCTCTAAAAAGGAAAATTTCAAGAAAAAAATTCAAAAACAAAAAGAAAAAGCGATAAGACGCGAAGATCGTAAGACAAATAATAATAAAGGAAAAGGTCTTGACGATATGCTTACTTATGTGGATTCATACGGTAGATTAACTACCACACCTCCAGAAGAAAGAATGGAGATCAACCCTGAAGATATTCAGTTAGGAGCAGCTCCTATTCCTGTAGAGGAGTTAAGAAAATCAGGTATTGTTACTTTTTTCAGTGAAAAAGGTTACGGATTTATTACAGAAGACAATAGTAAAGAGAATGTATTTTTCCACAGTAACAACTGTATACATCAAGTAAAAAAAGGAAATAAAGTTTCGTTTGAAAAAGAAAGATCTCCAAAAGGATTTTCGGCTATCAATATCGAACTTGTAAAATAG
- a CDS encoding DUF6965 family protein → MLNNATRVNDYEKFLDSHFSPLKANPDTKINQPLLIRLKQMKLLIESNM, encoded by the coding sequence ATGCTGAACAATGCTACAAGGGTTAATGACTACGAGAAATTTCTAGATAGCCATTTCTCTCCGCTTAAAGCTAATCCTGATACGAAAATTAATCAGCCATTGCTTATTAGATTGAAGCAGATGAAGCTTCTAATTGAATCTAATATGTAA
- a CDS encoding LytR/AlgR family response regulator transcription factor, whose translation MKYKCVIIDDDVKSIEYLTQLIEMSFNLQLVAAFQNPILALESMDKNQSIDFLFLDIEIGSISGLDLIPIVRQQAKQVIIVTAHPKYAIKAFQVNADQFLLKPFNELRFFTVINHMIREFYQEQMSRDASKLFYLKGPNKNTFNQINVDTIIAVEAAKNYVTVYTSSQATIGYHSLKEMHESLQGFPDFMKIHKSFIINTNHIQSVEIDTVKMANNLIIPIAASQTQAFRKFLKDRTFITKRKMAV comes from the coding sequence ATGAAATACAAGTGTGTAATCATTGATGATGATGTAAAATCAATAGAATACCTGACTCAATTAATCGAAATGTCTTTTAACCTGCAACTGGTAGCTGCGTTTCAAAATCCAATATTGGCTCTAGAATCAATGGATAAAAACCAAAGCATTGATTTCCTTTTTTTAGATATTGAAATAGGTAGCATTTCCGGCCTGGATTTAATTCCGATCGTTAGACAACAGGCAAAACAAGTAATTATTGTAACAGCGCACCCAAAATATGCAATCAAAGCTTTTCAGGTCAATGCAGATCAATTTTTACTCAAACCATTTAATGAACTTCGTTTTTTTACCGTCATTAACCACATGATACGTGAATTTTACCAGGAGCAGATGTCCAGAGATGCTTCAAAACTATTTTATTTAAAGGGCCCCAACAAAAACACTTTTAATCAAATTAATGTGGACACAATAATTGCTGTAGAGGCTGCAAAAAATTATGTAACTGTTTATACTTCTTCTCAGGCAACAATCGGCTATCATTCCCTAAAAGAAATGCATGAATCTTTGCAGGGATTTCCTGATTTTATGAAAATACACAAGTCATTCATTATCAATACCAATCACATTCAGAGCGTTGAAATTGATACCGTAAAAATGGCAAATAATCTTATCATTCCTATAGCTGCAAGTCAAACTCAAGCATTTCGAAAATTTTTAAAAGACAGAACTTTCATTACAAAAAGAAAAATGGCAGTATAG